One genomic region from Streptomyces sp. NBC_00457 encodes:
- a CDS encoding nuclear transport factor 2 family protein codes for MPTPALPADLFRHGLALLLDKNIPAWVDLWADDGVMEFPFAPEGWPRRLEGKAAVADYMRDYPEHIDLHDVPSVEIHQTTEPTTIVVEMRATGRLVKSGDPFEMTYIAVVTVEDGLITRYRDYWNPLALPQDGTADFARSAA; via the coding sequence ATGCCCACCCCTGCGCTCCCGGCGGACCTCTTCCGCCACGGCCTCGCCCTGCTGCTCGACAAGAACATCCCCGCCTGGGTCGACCTGTGGGCCGACGACGGTGTCATGGAGTTCCCCTTCGCCCCCGAGGGCTGGCCGCGGCGACTGGAAGGCAAGGCCGCCGTCGCCGACTACATGCGCGACTACCCCGAGCACATCGACCTCCACGACGTCCCCTCCGTGGAGATCCACCAGACCACCGAGCCCACGACGATCGTCGTCGAGATGCGCGCCACCGGGCGGCTGGTGAAGAGCGGAGACCCCTTCGAGATGACCTACATCGCCGTCGTGACCGTCGAGGACGGCCTCATCACCCGCTACCGCGACTACTGGAACCCGCTCGCCCTGCCGCAGGACGGCACGGCCGACTTCGCCCGGAGTGCCGCCTGA
- a CDS encoding class I SAM-dependent methyltransferase encodes MATLWELLRDCIPGDHARQVTSRHYLDEAMRSAGAPDRVIDLGCGRGTSARLFRRHDPKVRWVGVDIRDSPEAAQRPPGDDPVVYYDGVRLPFRTDGVPLIYSHQVFEHVARPRELLAEIGRVLRPGGLFIGSTSQLEPYHSYSLWNYTPYGFRVLVEEAGLTLEEVRPSLDGVALIMRTYHGRPSEYGRYWEEESPLNAEIDTWARRSRRRTALVNLRKLTFCGQFAFRARKPG; translated from the coding sequence ATGGCCACCCTGTGGGAGCTGCTGCGGGACTGCATTCCCGGCGACCATGCCCGCCAGGTGACCTCGCGCCACTACCTCGACGAGGCCATGCGCTCTGCCGGCGCTCCCGACAGGGTCATCGATCTCGGGTGCGGGCGTGGCACCTCTGCCCGGCTGTTCCGCCGTCACGATCCGAAGGTGCGGTGGGTGGGGGTCGACATCCGCGACTCGCCCGAAGCGGCCCAGCGGCCGCCCGGAGACGACCCGGTGGTGTATTACGACGGCGTCCGCCTGCCCTTCCGTACGGACGGCGTTCCGTTGATCTACTCGCACCAGGTCTTCGAGCACGTCGCGCGCCCACGCGAGCTGCTCGCCGAGATCGGCCGGGTGCTGCGGCCGGGCGGACTGTTCATCGGCAGCACCTCGCAGCTGGAGCCGTACCACTCCTACAGCCTCTGGAACTACACGCCGTACGGCTTCCGGGTCCTGGTCGAGGAGGCCGGACTGACGCTGGAGGAGGTGCGGCCCTCGCTCGACGGGGTGGCGCTGATCATGCGGACCTACCACGGCCGGCCCTCGGAGTACGGGCGGTACTGGGAGGAGGAGTCCCCGCTCAACGCCGAGATCGACACCTGGGCACGCCGAAGCCGCCGCCGCACAGCCCTGGTGAACCTCCGCAAGCTCACGTTCTGCGGCCAGTTCGCGTTCCGCGCCCGCAAGCCGGGGTGA
- a CDS encoding VOC family protein: MSVNAVTHLNFRGDARAALTFYQSVFSGHMVMVTYKDAGNVTDPSEADQVMWGQVAADSGFRVMAYDVPSHLPWNRGENAFFVSLRGETAEEITSYWEQLSDGADIAQPLEPAQWAPLYGMLTDRFGVTWVVDVATEYSAF, from the coding sequence ATGTCCGTCAACGCTGTGACCCACCTGAACTTCCGGGGTGACGCCCGCGCGGCGCTCACGTTCTACCAGTCCGTGTTCAGCGGGCACATGGTCATGGTCACGTACAAGGACGCCGGGAACGTCACGGACCCGTCCGAGGCGGACCAGGTGATGTGGGGGCAGGTGGCCGCCGACAGCGGTTTCCGCGTGATGGCGTACGACGTTCCCTCCCACCTGCCGTGGAACCGGGGCGAGAACGCGTTCTTCGTCTCGCTGCGCGGCGAGACGGCCGAGGAGATCACGTCGTACTGGGAGCAGCTCTCCGACGGCGCGGACATCGCGCAGCCGCTGGAGCCCGCGCAGTGGGCACCCCTCTACGGGATGCTGACGGACCGGTTCGGCGTCACCTGGGTCGTGGACGTCGCCACCGAGTACAGCGCGTTCTGA
- a CDS encoding L-threonylcarbamoyladenylate synthase has protein sequence MAKYFDVHPENPQPRTIAQVADSVRSGALIAYPTDSCYALGCRLGNRDGIERIRTIRHLDDRHHFTLVCQDFAQLGQFVHVDKDVFRAVKASTPGSYTFILPATKEVPRMLQHPKKKTVGVRIPDHVVTQALLAELGEPLLSSTLLMPDEDEPMTQGWEIKDRLDHMLDAVVDSGDCGTEPTTVIDFSGGEAEIVRRGAGDLARFE, from the coding sequence ATGGCGAAGTACTTCGACGTGCACCCCGAAAACCCCCAGCCGCGCACCATCGCTCAGGTCGCCGACAGCGTCCGCTCGGGTGCGCTGATCGCTTATCCGACGGATTCCTGCTACGCGCTCGGCTGCCGGCTGGGCAACCGCGACGGTATCGAGCGGATCCGTACGATCCGCCACCTGGACGACCGGCACCACTTCACCCTCGTGTGCCAGGACTTCGCGCAGCTCGGCCAGTTCGTGCACGTCGACAAGGACGTGTTCCGTGCGGTCAAGGCGTCGACGCCCGGCAGCTACACCTTCATCCTCCCCGCGACGAAGGAGGTGCCGCGCATGCTCCAGCACCCGAAGAAGAAGACCGTCGGTGTGCGCATCCCCGATCACGTGGTCACCCAGGCCCTGCTCGCCGAGCTGGGTGAGCCGCTGCTGTCCAGCACGCTGCTCATGCCCGACGAGGACGAACCGATGACGCAGGGCTGGGAGATCAAGGACCGGCTCGACCACATGCTGGACGCGGTCGTGGACTCCGGGGACTGCGGAACCGAGCCGACGACGGTCATCGACTTCTCGGGCGGTGAGGCCGAGATCGTACGGCGAGGGGCTGGGGACCTGGCGCGGTTCGAGTAA
- a CDS encoding glycoside hydrolase family 64 protein has translation MLRRPAHRFPALAATAALLGALFVFGAPSPAQAVPDTIPLNITNNSGRGEPVYVYNLGTLLTTGQQGWADANGTFHAWPAGGNPPTPAPDASIAGPAAGQSKTIRIPKFSGRIYFSYGQKLDFRLTTGGLVQPAVQNPSDPNRNILFNWSEYTLNDSGLWLNSTQVDMFSAPYAVGVQRADGSTSTTGHLKSGGYNAVFNGLRGQSGGWAGLVQTRSDGTVLRALSPGHGVGSGALPASVMDDYINRVWQRYATSTLTVTPFADQPNTKYFGRVSGGVMNFTNGSGAVVTSFQKPDADSVFGCHKLLDAPNDLVRGPISRTLCAGFNRSTLLVNPNQPDTSSANFYQDGVTNHYARLIHGQMADGKAYAFAFDDVGHHESLVHDGNPQQAYLTLDPLS, from the coding sequence GTGCTACGACGTCCAGCCCACCGATTCCCGGCCCTGGCCGCGACGGCCGCGCTGCTCGGCGCGCTGTTCGTGTTCGGCGCACCGTCACCCGCACAGGCGGTGCCCGACACGATCCCCTTGAACATCACCAACAACTCCGGCCGCGGCGAGCCGGTCTACGTCTACAACCTCGGCACCTTGCTGACGACGGGTCAGCAGGGCTGGGCGGACGCGAACGGCACGTTCCATGCGTGGCCCGCCGGCGGCAACCCGCCGACGCCCGCCCCGGACGCGTCCATCGCCGGACCGGCCGCGGGGCAGTCGAAGACGATCCGAATTCCCAAGTTCTCGGGGCGGATCTACTTCTCGTACGGACAGAAGCTCGATTTCAGGCTGACGACCGGCGGATTGGTGCAGCCGGCCGTACAGAACCCGAGCGACCCGAACCGCAACATCCTCTTCAACTGGTCCGAGTACACGCTCAACGACTCCGGGCTGTGGCTCAACAGCACCCAGGTCGACATGTTCTCCGCGCCGTACGCGGTGGGCGTCCAGCGCGCCGACGGCAGCACGAGCACGACCGGGCACCTCAAGTCGGGCGGCTACAACGCGGTCTTCAACGGACTGCGCGGACAGTCGGGCGGCTGGGCCGGTCTGGTGCAGACGCGTTCCGACGGCACCGTGCTGCGCGCGCTCTCTCCCGGTCACGGGGTCGGGAGCGGAGCCCTTCCGGCGTCCGTGATGGACGACTACATCAATCGCGTCTGGCAGCGGTACGCCACGTCGACCCTCACCGTGACGCCGTTCGCCGACCAGCCGAACACCAAGTACTTCGGCCGGGTCTCGGGCGGGGTCATGAACTTCACCAACGGGTCCGGGGCCGTCGTCACCAGCTTCCAGAAGCCGGACGCGGACAGCGTCTTCGGCTGCCACAAGCTGCTCGACGCGCCCAACGACCTTGTGCGCGGGCCGATTTCGCGCACCCTGTGTGCGGGCTTCAACCGTTCCACGCTGCTTGTCAACCCGAACCAGCCGGACACCTCGTCGGCGAACTTCTACCAGGACGGGGTGACCAACCACTACGCCCGGCTCATCCATGGCCAGATGGCCGACGGAAAGGCGTACGCGTTCGCCTTCGACGATGTCGGTCACCACGAGTCACTCGTCCACGACGGCAATCCGCAGCAGGCGTATCTCACGCTGGATCCGCTGAGCTGA
- a CDS encoding MHYT domain-containing protein encodes MDGTVDGFRYGAVTPVAAYVMACLGGALGLRCIVRSLLDEVSWKPGWLALGAASIGCGIWTMHFIAMIGFQVEETRIGYDVGLTVLSLAVAIVVVGIGVFIVGYRGASKASLSVAGVITGLGVAAMHYLGMAAMRLNGSIHYDAFTVALSVLIAIFAATAALWAAVSIRGFVASLGASLVMGVAVSGMHYTGMAAVGVHLHGNPDASWAGDSPHSLLLPMLLGPFIFLVLAGVVVMFDPLLVLGEGDWSHGQRKKAADTPKPAATRPGDPSPEAQDGPVWRRRPEPEATPTPPGPHQW; translated from the coding sequence ATGGATGGCACGGTAGATGGTTTCCGTTATGGCGCGGTGACCCCAGTGGCGGCCTATGTCATGGCCTGCCTGGGAGGGGCGCTGGGGCTGCGCTGCATCGTTCGGTCCCTGCTCGACGAAGTGTCGTGGAAGCCGGGTTGGCTGGCGCTGGGCGCCGCATCGATCGGCTGCGGCATCTGGACGATGCATTTCATCGCCATGATCGGCTTTCAGGTCGAGGAGACCCGGATCGGCTACGACGTGGGCCTGACCGTCCTCAGTCTCGCCGTCGCCATCGTCGTGGTCGGTATCGGCGTGTTCATCGTGGGCTACCGCGGCGCCAGCAAGGCCTCGCTGTCCGTCGCGGGCGTCATCACCGGTCTCGGGGTCGCCGCGATGCACTACCTGGGCATGGCGGCGATGCGGCTCAACGGCAGCATCCACTACGACGCCTTCACCGTCGCCCTCTCGGTGCTGATCGCGATCTTCGCCGCGACCGCGGCACTGTGGGCGGCGGTCAGCATCCGGGGCTTCGTCGCCAGCCTCGGCGCGAGCCTCGTGATGGGCGTGGCCGTGTCCGGAATGCACTACACGGGCATGGCCGCCGTGGGTGTCCATCTCCACGGCAACCCCGACGCCTCCTGGGCCGGCGACTCGCCGCACTCCCTGCTGCTTCCCATGCTCCTGGGGCCGTTCATCTTCCTCGTACTGGCCGGTGTGGTGGTGATGTTCGACCCGCTGCTGGTGCTGGGCGAGGGAGATTGGAGCCATGGGCAGCGCAAGAAAGCCGCCGACACGCCGAAGCCCGCGGCAACGCGCCCGGGCGACCCCTCCCCCGAAGCCCAGGACGGCCCCGTATGGCGTCGTCGCCCGGAACCCGAGGCGACACCGACACCGCCCGGCCCCCACCAGTGGTGA
- a CDS encoding helix-turn-helix transcriptional regulator, translating into MQKTSARLLSLLSLLQARRDWPGELLAERLYVSPRTVRRDVDRLRELGYPIVAFKGPDGGYRLEAGTELPPLLFDDDQAVALAVALQIAITTGAGIEEAAARALTTVRQVMPARLRRRIDTLQVTAVERPTSRPAPQADSTVLMALGAAVHAREVLRFDYTSAPGAGAVPPRRVQPHHLVTWGGRWYLVAWDLDREDWRTFRADRITPRTPTGPRFTPREVPGGDVAAFVADRFRGSDGSGDWPCRGEVILGLPAAEVSRHTIDAVVEALTPNRCRLVVGSWSWPALAATIGRFDADIEVVGPAELKDAFARLARRYADAAGTTTR; encoded by the coding sequence ATGCAAAAGACCTCAGCGCGGCTGCTGTCGCTGCTCTCGCTGCTCCAGGCACGCCGGGACTGGCCGGGGGAGCTGCTCGCCGAGCGGCTTTACGTCAGCCCCCGTACGGTGCGCCGCGACGTCGACCGGCTGCGCGAACTCGGCTATCCCATCGTGGCGTTCAAGGGGCCCGACGGCGGTTACCGGCTGGAAGCGGGCACGGAGCTGCCGCCGCTGCTGTTCGACGACGACCAGGCCGTCGCCCTCGCCGTCGCGCTCCAGATCGCCATCACTACGGGTGCCGGTATCGAGGAAGCCGCGGCACGTGCGCTGACCACGGTCCGCCAGGTCATGCCCGCGCGGCTGCGCCGTCGTATCGACACGCTCCAGGTCACCGCCGTCGAGCGGCCCACGTCCCGCCCGGCGCCACAGGCCGACAGCACGGTGCTCATGGCACTCGGCGCGGCCGTCCACGCCCGCGAAGTGCTGCGCTTCGACTACACCTCCGCACCTGGAGCCGGCGCGGTTCCTCCGCGCCGGGTGCAGCCCCACCACCTCGTCACCTGGGGCGGGCGCTGGTACCTCGTCGCCTGGGACCTCGACCGCGAGGACTGGCGCACCTTCCGCGCCGACCGGATCACGCCGCGCACCCCCACGGGGCCCCGCTTCACTCCACGCGAAGTGCCCGGTGGCGACGTGGCCGCCTTCGTCGCCGACAGGTTCCGCGGTTCCGACGGCTCCGGCGACTGGCCGTGCCGAGGCGAGGTGATCCTCGGCCTGCCCGCCGCCGAGGTGTCCCGCCACACCATCGACGCAGTGGTCGAGGCACTCACCCCGAACCGCTGCCGGCTCGTCGTGGGCTCTTGGTCATGGCCTGCCCTTGCCGCCACCATCGGCAGGTTCGACGCCGACATCGAGGTCGTCGGCCCGGCCGAACTCAAGGACGCCTTTGCCCGCTTGGCCCGCCGGTACGCCGACGCCGCGGGCACTACGACACGTTGA
- a CDS encoding metallophosphoesterase family protein, translated as MSDSSRDTAEGAGWGSAEPGLYRRLMPSKVEKISWLDPRMLWAARNGVLASWFGDPTGGTRSRWVAQRAAAGVPADKVIRRDDPDRFSFQVIGDTGEGDDPQYAVVPGLLEVGQDTRFAVVASDVIYPVGSADDYGTKFFRPYQDYQAPIYAIPGNHDWYEDLAAFMRVFCDDAPPLTPEPRPRPFSRARLRSLLWHRPRPKDGQRLAEARKLRSSPAQQAVQPGPYWAIDAGPVRIIGIDTGLLGTVDAEQGAWLRDVSRGPRPKILITGSPLYVDGKYEPCAIDGGGTVDDIVRDPAHHYVAAIGGDIHNYQRYPVPVGGRTIQYIVAGGGGAFMHATHTIPRVDIANVTEKDFRCYPLRGDSLAFYSKLYGRRLRLRRFFTLTEAEATAVVAERLEYRPGRTPAPDADITWRTRLVAGLLGTGRRPDRAKRFRLPVRKIYTQLFSPSSATYSPPFFKCFLRLDVTPESVRLRCYAATGNRAQETDPPVEDEVTIPLV; from the coding sequence GTGTCTGACTCTTCACGCGATACCGCCGAAGGCGCCGGCTGGGGCAGCGCCGAACCGGGCCTGTACCGGCGGCTGATGCCGTCCAAGGTCGAGAAGATCTCGTGGCTCGACCCGAGAATGCTGTGGGCCGCGCGCAACGGTGTGCTGGCCTCCTGGTTCGGTGACCCGACGGGCGGGACACGCAGCCGGTGGGTGGCGCAGCGGGCGGCGGCCGGAGTGCCCGCCGACAAGGTGATCAGGCGCGACGATCCGGACCGGTTCTCCTTCCAGGTGATCGGCGACACGGGCGAGGGCGACGACCCCCAATACGCCGTCGTGCCGGGCCTGTTGGAGGTGGGTCAGGACACGCGGTTCGCCGTCGTCGCCAGCGACGTGATCTATCCGGTGGGCAGCGCCGACGACTACGGCACCAAGTTCTTCCGCCCGTACCAGGACTACCAGGCGCCGATCTACGCGATACCCGGCAACCACGACTGGTACGAAGACCTCGCCGCCTTCATGCGCGTCTTCTGCGACGACGCCCCGCCCCTCACGCCCGAGCCACGGCCCCGCCCGTTCAGCCGGGCCCGGCTGCGGTCGCTGCTGTGGCACCGGCCCCGTCCGAAGGACGGCCAACGCCTCGCCGAGGCCAGGAAGTTGCGCTCCTCCCCCGCCCAACAGGCCGTCCAGCCGGGCCCGTACTGGGCGATCGACGCCGGACCGGTGCGGATCATAGGCATCGACACGGGCCTGCTCGGAACCGTCGACGCCGAACAGGGCGCCTGGCTGCGGGACGTGTCCCGGGGCCCCCGCCCGAAGATCCTCATCACCGGCTCGCCGCTGTACGTGGACGGCAAGTACGAGCCCTGCGCGATCGACGGCGGCGGCACGGTCGACGACATAGTCCGCGATCCGGCCCATCACTACGTCGCCGCGATCGGCGGCGACATCCACAACTACCAGCGCTACCCGGTGCCGGTGGGCGGCCGCACCATCCAGTACATCGTCGCGGGCGGCGGCGGTGCCTTCATGCATGCGACGCACACCATCCCGCGCGTCGACATCGCGAACGTCACCGAGAAGGACTTCCGCTGCTACCCGCTGCGCGGCGACTCCCTGGCCTTCTACAGCAAGCTGTACGGGCGCCGACTGCGCCTGCGCCGCTTCTTCACCCTCACCGAGGCCGAGGCGACGGCCGTCGTCGCCGAGCGGCTGGAGTACCGGCCGGGGCGCACGCCGGCGCCGGACGCTGATATCACCTGGCGCACCCGCCTCGTCGCCGGGCTGCTGGGCACCGGGCGTCGACCCGACCGAGCGAAACGGTTCCGCCTCCCCGTGCGGAAGATCTACACGCAGTTGTTCTCACCGAGCTCGGCGACGTACAGCCCGCCGTTCTTCAAGTGCTTCCTGCGCCTGGACGTCACCCCGGAGTCGGTACGGCTGCGTTGCTACGCCGCGACCGGCAACCGGGCCCAGGAGACCGACCCGCCGGTCGAGGACGAGGTCACGATTCCGCTGGTCTGA
- a CDS encoding NAD(P)H-binding protein produces MTVPAHTLVIGATGTTGSRLVSRLAARNRRVVAASRRATAVDGARAVRFDWYDPTTFADALNGADRVYLVPPLGSTAPAATVLPFLEQARTAGVRRAVLLSSSAVPAGGPATGEIHQALPALFDEWAVLRPSWFMQNFTGDHVHAHSIRADGTLWTATGEGRVAFVDADDIAAVAAHALTDDPAPNTDLLITGPETLSHSDIAATLTAVTGRPVTHRHLAYEQLRGRLATTMPAEYAAFLAGLDRAIADGAEDRTTDTVQRITGRAPRTFRAHAESALLSSADPA; encoded by the coding sequence ATGACCGTCCCCGCCCACACGCTGGTCATCGGAGCCACCGGCACCACCGGCAGCCGCCTGGTCTCCCGACTCGCCGCACGGAACCGCCGAGTGGTGGCGGCGAGCCGCCGCGCCACCGCGGTCGACGGCGCCCGGGCCGTCCGCTTCGACTGGTACGACCCCACGACCTTCGCGGATGCCCTCAACGGGGCCGATCGCGTCTATCTCGTCCCGCCGCTCGGCTCGACGGCACCCGCCGCCACCGTGCTGCCCTTCCTGGAACAGGCGCGCACCGCCGGAGTGCGCCGCGCCGTGCTGCTCAGCTCCTCGGCGGTTCCCGCGGGCGGCCCGGCCACCGGAGAGATACACCAGGCCCTGCCCGCGCTGTTCGACGAGTGGGCGGTCCTGCGGCCCTCCTGGTTCATGCAGAACTTCACCGGCGACCACGTGCACGCGCACAGCATCCGCGCGGACGGCACGCTCTGGACGGCGACCGGTGAGGGACGCGTCGCCTTCGTCGACGCCGACGACATCGCCGCGGTCGCCGCCCACGCGCTGACCGACGACCCCGCGCCCAACACCGACCTCCTGATCACCGGCCCCGAGACGCTGAGCCACAGCGACATCGCCGCCACCCTCACGGCGGTGACCGGACGCCCGGTCACCCACCGGCACCTCGCGTACGAGCAGTTGCGTGGCCGACTGGCGACGACCATGCCCGCCGAGTACGCGGCCTTCCTGGCCGGCCTCGACAGAGCCATCGCCGACGGGGCCGAGGACCGCACCACCGACACCGTTCAGCGCATCACGGGGCGTGCGCCCCGCACCTTCCGTGCCCACGCCGAGTCGGCGCTGCTCAGCTCAGCGGATCCAGCGTGA
- a CDS encoding dienelactone hydrolase family protein: MTAVQGTTVDIPTDDGTADAYLSHPGDGGPHPAVLLYMDAFGLRPRLKAMADRLAEAGYTVLVPNVFYRHGRAPVVELPEFIDVSSRPAVFERLGPIMQDLTPDRAMADAGAYLRRLADSPAAADGPVALTGYCMGAGLALRTAGTYPERVAAAAGFHGGRLASDSPDSPHLVAEHITAELYFGHADEDPSLPPEQIQRLEDALTAAGVRHRCEVYAGAHHGFTQADTSAYHREGDERHWAALLDLLKRTF, translated from the coding sequence ATGACCGCCGTACAGGGAACCACCGTCGACATCCCCACCGACGACGGCACCGCTGACGCCTATCTCAGCCACCCCGGCGACGGAGGCCCTCATCCGGCGGTCCTGCTGTACATGGACGCCTTCGGTCTGCGTCCGCGGCTGAAGGCCATGGCCGACCGGCTGGCCGAGGCCGGTTACACGGTGCTCGTGCCGAACGTGTTCTACCGTCATGGGCGTGCGCCGGTCGTCGAGTTGCCGGAGTTCATCGACGTCTCGTCGCGGCCGGCGGTCTTCGAGCGCCTCGGACCGATCATGCAGGACCTGACGCCAGACCGGGCGATGGCTGACGCCGGCGCCTATCTGCGCCGGCTCGCCGACAGCCCGGCGGCGGCCGACGGACCGGTCGCGCTCACCGGGTACTGCATGGGCGCCGGTCTGGCTCTGCGCACCGCCGGAACCTATCCGGAGCGGGTCGCGGCGGCGGCCGGTTTCCACGGCGGGCGGCTGGCGAGCGACAGCCCGGACAGTCCGCACCTGGTGGCCGAACACATCACCGCCGAGCTGTACTTCGGCCACGCCGACGAGGACCCGTCGCTGCCTCCCGAGCAGATCCAGCGTCTCGAGGACGCGCTGACCGCGGCCGGCGTCCGCCACCGGTGCGAGGTCTACGCCGGCGCTCACCACGGGTTCACGCAGGCCGACACGTCCGCGTACCACCGCGAGGGAGACGAGCGGCACTGGGCGGCGCTGCTCGACCTGCTCAAGCGCACCTTCTGA
- a CDS encoding TetR/AcrR family transcriptional regulator, giving the protein MPERKPRVDAARNREAVLAAADALFAECDSPDAVTMADIAAAAGVGKATLFRGYGDRTGLIQALYAARLEPLRQAVTDGPPPLGPDTPPASRIPALLDALLCFKLDHRHLSLALEGTGSDSPYQATHYEWWHGIFRDTLDRLPGFTGGDFAAHALLAAVRADLVAHLADRRNMTREALRAELAAYTKKVLTGRAS; this is encoded by the coding sequence GTGCCCGAGCGCAAACCCCGGGTGGACGCCGCCCGCAACCGCGAGGCCGTACTGGCGGCGGCCGACGCGCTGTTCGCCGAGTGCGACAGCCCGGACGCCGTGACCATGGCCGACATCGCGGCCGCGGCCGGGGTGGGCAAGGCGACCCTCTTCCGCGGGTACGGCGATCGCACCGGCCTGATCCAGGCGCTGTACGCGGCCCGCCTCGAACCGCTCCGACAGGCCGTGACCGACGGCCCCCCTCCCCTCGGCCCCGACACCCCGCCGGCGTCACGGATCCCCGCCCTGCTGGACGCCCTCCTCTGCTTCAAGCTCGACCACCGGCACCTCTCACTGGCCCTGGAGGGAACGGGTTCCGACAGCCCGTACCAGGCCACGCACTACGAGTGGTGGCACGGCATCTTCCGGGACACCCTGGACCGGCTCCCCGGCTTCACCGGCGGCGACTTCGCCGCGCACGCACTGCTCGCGGCCGTACGCGCGGACCTGGTCGCCCATCTGGCCGACCGGCGGAACATGACGCGTGAGGCATTGCGGGCGGAGCTGGCCGCCTACACCAAGAAGGTCCTTACGGGCCGGGCGAGTTGA